The Streptomyces sp. NBC_00670 genome window below encodes:
- a CDS encoding calcium homeostasis/redox stress adaptation protein, with amino-acid sequence MGVSLSKGGNVSLTKEAPGLTAVIVGLGWDVRTTTGTDFDLDASALLLNTEGKVASDQHFIFFNNLKSPDGSVEHTGDNITGEGEGDDEQIKINLAGVPADVDKIVFPVSIYDAENRQQSFGQVRNAFIRVVNQAGEQEIARYDLSEDASTETAMVFGELYRNGAEWKFRAIGQGYASGLRGIAQDFGVNV; translated from the coding sequence GTGGGAGTCAGCCTCAGCAAGGGCGGCAACGTTTCGCTGACCAAGGAGGCCCCCGGCCTGACCGCGGTCATCGTCGGCCTGGGGTGGGACGTGCGTACCACCACCGGCACCGACTTCGACCTCGACGCCAGCGCCCTGCTGCTGAACACGGAGGGCAAGGTCGCCAGCGACCAGCACTTCATCTTCTTCAACAACCTCAAGAGCCCGGACGGCTCGGTCGAGCACACGGGTGACAACATCACCGGTGAGGGCGAGGGCGACGACGAGCAGATCAAGATCAACCTCGCCGGGGTCCCGGCCGACGTGGACAAGATCGTCTTCCCGGTCTCCATCTACGACGCCGAGAACCGCCAGCAGTCCTTCGGCCAGGTCCGCAACGCGTTCATCCGCGTCGTGAACCAGGCCGGCGAGCAGGAGATCGCCCGCTACGACCTGAGCGAGGACGCCTCCACGGAGACCGCGATGGTCTTCGGCGAGCTGTACCGCAACGGCGCCGAGTGGAAGTTCCGCGCCATCGGCCAGGGCTACGCCTCGGGCCTGCGCGGCATCGCCCAGGACTTCGGCGTCAACGTCTGA
- a CDS encoding peroxiredoxin: MVIQVGDKAPDFALKDNHGSPVRLSDFRGEKNVVLLFFPFAFTGVCTGELCALRDNLPKFVNDDTQLLAVSNDSMHTLRVFAEQEGLEYPLLSDFWPHGETSRAYGVFAEDKGCAVRGTFIIDKEGVVRWSVVNALPDARDLDEYVKALDTL, translated from the coding sequence ATGGTCATCCAGGTCGGCGACAAGGCCCCCGACTTCGCGCTCAAGGACAATCACGGCAGCCCCGTCCGCCTCTCCGACTTCCGCGGGGAGAAGAACGTCGTGCTGCTCTTCTTCCCCTTCGCCTTCACCGGCGTCTGCACCGGCGAACTCTGCGCCCTGCGCGACAACCTCCCGAAGTTCGTGAACGACGACACCCAGCTGCTCGCCGTCTCCAACGACTCCATGCACACCCTGCGCGTCTTCGCGGAGCAGGAGGGCCTCGAGTACCCCCTGCTCTCCGACTTCTGGCCGCACGGCGAGACCTCGCGCGCGTACGGCGTCTTCGCGGAGGACAAGGGCTGCGCCGTCCGGGGGACCTTCATCATCGACAAGGAGGGCGTCGTGCGCTGGAGCGTCGTCAACGCCCTGCCCGACGCCCGCGACCTCGACGAGTACGTGAAGGCGCTCGACACCCTGTGA
- a CDS encoding DUF3052 domain-containing protein, translating to MSATADHAEERTNPAARLGFQPEQVVQELGFDDDVDQELREAIEEAIGSDLVDEDYDDVADAVVLWFRDDDGDLTDALVDATTYIEEGGSILLLTPKTGRDGYVEPSDISEAATTAGLSASKSVSVGKDWSGSRLVTPKAAKRK from the coding sequence GTGAGCGCGACCGCGGACCACGCGGAGGAGCGGACGAACCCTGCCGCAAGGCTGGGGTTCCAGCCCGAGCAGGTGGTCCAGGAACTGGGCTTCGACGACGACGTCGACCAGGAGCTCCGCGAGGCCATCGAGGAAGCCATCGGCAGTGACCTCGTCGACGAGGACTACGACGACGTCGCCGATGCCGTGGTGCTGTGGTTCCGAGACGACGACGGCGACCTGACGGATGCGCTGGTGGATGCCACCACGTACATCGAAGAGGGCGGCTCGATCCTCCTGCTGACGCCGAAGACGGGGCGCGACGGGTACGTCGAGCCCAGCGACATCTCCGAGGCGGCGACGACGGCGGGGCTGTCGGCGTCCAAGAGCGTGAGCGTGGGCAAGGACTGGAGCGGCAGCCGGCTCGTCACGCCGAAGGCGGCGAAGAGGAAGTAA
- the aceE gene encoding pyruvate dehydrogenase (acetyl-transferring), homodimeric type: MASASDRNPIIIGGLPSQVPDFDPEETQEWLDSLDAAVDERGRERARYLMLRLIERAREKRVAVPEMRSTDYVNTIPTKSEPFFPGNEEIERKILNATRWNAAVMVSRAQRPGIGVGGHIATFASSASLYDVGFNHFFRGKDDGRGGDQVFFQGHASPGIYARAYLLDRLSEAQLDGFRQEKSKYPNGLSSYPHPRSMPDFWEFPTVSMGLGPLGAIFQARMNRYMEARGIADTSDSHVWAFLGDGEMDEPESLGQLSIAARENLDNLTFVVNCNLQRLDGPVRGNGKIIQELESVFRGAGWNVIKLVWDRTWDPLLAQDRDGVLVNRMNTTPDGQFQTYATESGAYIREHFFGDDHRLRAMVENMTDDQILHLGRGGHDHRKIYAAFKAAKEHKGQPTVILAKTIKGWTLGPNFEGRNATHQMKKLTVDDLKRFRDRLHLPISDKELESGPPPYYHPGRDTEEIQYMHDRRKQCGGYVPTRVVRAKPLPLPDDKTYATVKKGSGQQSIATTMAFVRLLKDLMRDKELGRRFVLIAPDEYRTFGMDSFFPSAKIYNPLGQQYESVDRELLLAYKESPTGQMLHDGISEAGCTASAIAAGSAYATHGEPLIPVYVFYSMFGFQRTGDQFWQMADQLARGFVLGATAGRTTLTGEGLQHADGHSQLLASTNPGCVAYDPAYGYEIAHIVQDGLRRMYGASEEHPHGEDVFYYLTVYNEPIQHPAEPADVDVEGILKGVHRIAAGSAGEIPAQIMASGVAVPWALEAQRILAEEWNVRADVWSATSWNELRREAVAAEEHNLLHPEEEQRVPWVTRKLSGAQGPFVAVSDWMRSVPDQIARWVPGAYASLGADGFGFADTRGAARRFFHIDAQSVVLAVLTELSKQGRVDRSALKQAIDRYQLLDASAADPGVAGGDA; the protein is encoded by the coding sequence GTGGCTTCCGCATCCGATCGCAATCCGATCATCATTGGCGGCCTTCCCAGTCAGGTTCCCGACTTCGACCCCGAAGAGACCCAGGAGTGGCTCGACTCGCTGGACGCCGCGGTCGACGAGCGCGGCCGTGAGCGCGCGCGCTATCTGATGCTCCGGCTGATCGAGCGCGCCCGCGAGAAGCGCGTGGCCGTGCCCGAGATGCGCAGTACGGACTACGTCAACACGATCCCCACCAAGAGCGAGCCGTTCTTCCCCGGCAACGAGGAGATCGAGCGCAAGATCCTCAACGCCACCCGGTGGAACGCGGCGGTCATGGTCTCCCGGGCGCAGCGCCCCGGCATCGGGGTCGGCGGCCACATCGCCACCTTCGCCTCCTCCGCGTCGCTCTACGACGTGGGCTTCAACCACTTCTTCCGGGGCAAGGACGACGGGCGCGGCGGCGACCAGGTCTTCTTCCAGGGGCACGCCTCCCCCGGCATCTACGCCCGCGCCTACCTTCTCGACCGGCTCAGCGAGGCGCAGCTCGACGGGTTCCGGCAGGAGAAGTCGAAGTACCCCAACGGTCTCTCCTCGTACCCGCACCCGCGTTCCATGCCGGACTTCTGGGAGTTCCCGACCGTCTCCATGGGCCTCGGACCGCTCGGCGCGATCTTCCAGGCGCGGATGAACCGCTACATGGAGGCGCGCGGCATCGCGGACACCTCCGACTCGCACGTGTGGGCCTTCCTCGGGGACGGCGAGATGGACGAGCCGGAGTCGCTCGGCCAGCTCTCCATCGCCGCCCGGGAGAACCTGGACAACCTGACCTTCGTCGTCAACTGCAACCTCCAGCGGCTCGACGGTCCGGTGCGCGGCAACGGAAAGATCATCCAGGAGCTGGAGTCGGTCTTCCGGGGCGCCGGCTGGAACGTCATCAAGCTGGTCTGGGACCGCACCTGGGACCCGCTGCTCGCCCAGGACCGCGACGGCGTGCTGGTCAACCGGATGAACACGACACCGGACGGCCAGTTCCAGACGTACGCCACGGAGTCCGGCGCGTACATCCGCGAGCACTTCTTCGGCGACGACCACCGGCTGCGGGCGATGGTCGAGAACATGACCGACGACCAGATCCTGCACCTGGGGCGCGGCGGTCACGACCACCGCAAGATCTACGCGGCGTTCAAGGCGGCCAAGGAGCACAAGGGCCAGCCGACGGTGATCCTGGCCAAGACGATCAAGGGCTGGACGCTGGGTCCGAACTTCGAGGGTCGCAACGCCACGCACCAGATGAAGAAGCTGACGGTCGACGACCTCAAGCGCTTCCGCGACCGGCTGCATCTGCCGATCTCCGACAAGGAGCTGGAGTCCGGCCCGCCGCCGTACTACCACCCGGGCCGGGACACGGAGGAGATCCAGTACATGCACGACCGCCGCAAGCAGTGCGGCGGGTACGTGCCGACCCGGGTCGTCCGCGCCAAGCCGCTGCCGCTGCCCGACGACAAGACGTACGCGACCGTGAAGAAGGGCTCGGGCCAGCAGTCCATCGCGACGACCATGGCCTTTGTGCGGCTCCTGAAGGACCTCATGCGGGACAAGGAGCTCGGCAGGCGGTTCGTGCTGATCGCGCCGGACGAGTACCGCACGTTCGGCATGGACTCGTTCTTCCCGAGCGCGAAGATCTACAACCCGCTCGGCCAGCAGTACGAGTCGGTCGACCGTGAGCTGCTCCTCGCGTACAAGGAGTCGCCCACCGGGCAGATGCTGCACGACGGCATCTCGGAGGCCGGCTGCACGGCGTCGGCGATCGCGGCGGGCTCGGCCTACGCCACGCACGGCGAGCCGCTGATCCCGGTCTACGTCTTCTACTCGATGTTCGGTTTCCAGCGCACCGGTGACCAGTTCTGGCAGATGGCCGACCAGCTCGCGCGCGGTTTCGTCCTGGGCGCGACCGCCGGCCGTACGACCCTGACCGGCGAGGGGCTCCAGCACGCGGACGGCCACTCGCAGCTGCTCGCCTCGACCAACCCGGGGTGCGTCGCCTACGACCCGGCGTACGGGTACGAGATCGCGCACATCGTGCAGGACGGGCTGCGCCGGATGTACGGGGCGAGCGAGGAGCACCCGCACGGCGAGGACGTCTTCTACTACCTCACCGTCTACAACGAGCCGATCCAGCACCCGGCCGAGCCGGCGGACGTCGACGTCGAGGGCATCCTCAAGGGCGTGCACCGGATCGCGGCGGGCTCGGCGGGCGAGATCCCGGCGCAGATCATGGCGTCGGGTGTCGCGGTGCCGTGGGCACTGGAGGCCCAGCGGATCCTGGCCGAGGAGTGGAACGTACGGGCCGACGTGTGGTCGGCGACGTCCTGGAACGAGCTGCGGCGCGAGGCGGTGGCGGCCGAGGAGCACAACCTGCTGCATCCGGAGGAGGAGCAGCGGGTGCCGTGGGTGACGCGGAAGCTGAGCGGGGCTCAGGGCCCGTTCGTGGCCGTCTCCGACTGGATGCGGTCGGTGCCGGACCAGATCGCGCGCTGGGTGCCGGGGGCGTACGCGTCCCTGGGCGCGGACGGGTTCGGCTTCGCGGACACGCGGGGGGCGGCGCGCCGCTTCTTCCACATCGACGCGCAGTCCGTCGTCCTCGCGGTCCTGACGGAACTGTCGAAGCAGGGGCGCGTGGACCGCTCGGCGCTGAAGCAGGCGATCGACCGCTACCAGCTCCTCGATGCCTCCGCCGCCGACCCCGGCGTCGCGGGGGGCGACGCGTAG